A genomic segment from Legionella quinlivanii encodes:
- a CDS encoding histidine triad nucleotide-binding protein has translation MDCLFCKIAKGELPSTIVFDGPEIMAFRDIRPQAPTHILVIPKQHIATINDTDSKDEQLLGRMILTAKNLAKKEHLSEQGYRLVFNVNSGGGQEVYHIHLHLLGGRQMTWPPG, from the coding sequence ATGGATTGCTTGTTCTGCAAGATTGCAAAAGGTGAACTCCCGTCAACGATCGTTTTTGACGGGCCTGAGATCATGGCCTTTCGGGACATTCGCCCTCAGGCACCGACTCATATTCTGGTCATTCCCAAGCAGCATATTGCTACAATTAATGACACAGACAGCAAGGATGAGCAACTCCTCGGAAGAATGATCCTGACCGCCAAAAATCTGGCTAAAAAAGAACATTTAAGTGAACAGGGATATCGGCTTGTTTTTAATGTGAATTCAGGTGGAGGGCAGGAAGTTTACCACATTCACTTACATCTTCTTGGCGGCCGTCAAATGACTTGGCCACCAGGTTAG
- the ppa gene encoding inorganic diphosphatase — MGLMRINSGRDIPNEINVVIEIPMHAEPVKYEVDKESGALFVDRFMATAMYYPANYGYIPNTLSEDGDPVDVLVVTPVPLISGSVIACRILGMLKMTDEKGVDAKLLAVPAHKLTKMYEGVETYQDLPKPLLLSIEHFFEHYKDLEEGKWVKVDGWAGIEPAREEVLSSVKRYDEQQ, encoded by the coding sequence ATGGGCTTAATGCGGATTAATAGTGGTCGAGACATACCCAATGAAATTAATGTGGTAATTGAAATTCCTATGCATGCAGAACCGGTAAAATACGAAGTAGATAAAGAGTCCGGCGCTTTATTTGTCGATCGATTCATGGCAACGGCCATGTATTATCCGGCAAACTATGGTTATATCCCGAATACGCTTTCGGAAGATGGTGATCCGGTTGATGTTCTGGTAGTTACTCCTGTACCTCTGATCAGTGGATCTGTGATTGCCTGCCGTATACTGGGCATGCTGAAAATGACTGATGAAAAAGGGGTAGACGCCAAGCTTTTAGCTGTGCCGGCTCACAAGTTAACCAAAATGTATGAAGGCGTTGAAACCTATCAGGATTTGCCTAAGCCGCTGTTGCTTTCTATTGAACATTTCTTTGAGCATTATAAAGATCTCGAAGAAGGGAAATGGGTGAAAGTCGATGGTTGGGCTGGCATCGAACCGGCCCGAGAGGAAGTGTTGTCCAGCGTTAAACGCTATGATGAACAACAATAA